A stretch of the Tardiphaga sp. 709 genome encodes the following:
- a CDS encoding putative bifunctional diguanylate cyclase/phosphodiesterase yields MLNYFEMAASQIGTIFRVPRENPELVEAKLAAFTRQVPMMYALVVVNTTALAITFYGTAPHLLTVYLPAAFDAICVIRILSWLRARHTTLSLNKAVEKLTGSIIFAGILGVAFTAWSLSLFPYGDAYSKSHVAFFMAVTSIGCGFCLMHLRAAALIVMALVVVPFAFFFGSSDNVVFVSIAFNFVVVIGAVLFMLLGNYSDFEKRVNSEKALRIKQAELQVLSDKNFRNSNIDSLTGLPNRRNFFAELERGIVNTEHSSGGLLLGILDLDGFKPINDIHGHHTGDRLLVEVADRLRAHLAPHVFLGRLGGDEFVMFSDQLLDPDAIVEAEESIENLFDIPFEIDDITVSISCSIGYAEFPDTAKTAQDLFERADYALFFAKQHKRGKAVRFSAEHEADIREASSVSRALASADLEQELWIAYQPIIDAETQQPASFEALARWKSPELGNVPPMSFIVAAERSGMIGQLTPLLLRKALEGAATWPEHVRISFNLSAVDVASPLSILKIIAVVQQSRVKASRIDFEITETAVMGNLAQATEALNALKTLGARISLDDFGTGYSSLSCIRELPLDKVKIDRSFISNIETDDASRLILRTMLGLCAGLGHDCIVEGVENSEQVDFLQKENCRLMQGYFFAKPMSIEQVGDYLASAQRSMLAERTAG; encoded by the coding sequence ATGCTGAACTACTTCGAAATGGCGGCATCACAAATCGGAACGATCTTCCGGGTGCCGCGCGAAAACCCCGAACTGGTGGAAGCAAAACTCGCTGCCTTCACCCGTCAGGTGCCGATGATGTATGCACTGGTGGTCGTCAACACGACGGCACTTGCGATCACCTTTTATGGTACGGCGCCACATCTGCTTACCGTCTATCTCCCCGCTGCATTCGATGCAATTTGTGTGATCCGGATACTGAGCTGGCTGAGAGCGCGGCACACCACGCTGTCACTCAACAAGGCCGTAGAAAAGCTCACCGGCTCCATCATCTTTGCAGGCATTCTCGGCGTCGCGTTCACTGCCTGGAGCCTCAGCCTGTTTCCCTATGGCGACGCCTATAGCAAAAGCCACGTTGCGTTCTTTATGGCCGTGACATCGATCGGCTGCGGCTTCTGCCTCATGCATCTGCGCGCGGCAGCGCTGATCGTGATGGCGCTGGTTGTCGTGCCCTTCGCGTTCTTTTTCGGCTCCAGCGACAATGTGGTCTTCGTCTCCATCGCCTTCAACTTCGTCGTGGTTATCGGGGCCGTTCTCTTCATGCTGCTCGGCAATTACTCCGACTTCGAGAAGCGGGTGAATTCGGAGAAGGCGCTGCGTATCAAGCAGGCTGAACTGCAGGTGCTGAGCGACAAGAATTTCCGGAATTCAAATATCGACAGCCTCACCGGTCTCCCCAATCGCCGGAACTTCTTTGCCGAGCTCGAGCGCGGCATTGTCAACACTGAGCACAGTAGCGGCGGCCTGCTGCTCGGTATCCTGGATCTTGACGGCTTCAAGCCTATCAACGACATCCATGGGCACCACACGGGTGATCGCTTGCTCGTCGAAGTCGCAGACAGACTGCGCGCACATCTCGCCCCTCACGTGTTTCTGGGCAGACTGGGCGGCGACGAATTCGTCATGTTCAGCGACCAATTGCTCGACCCGGATGCAATTGTTGAGGCGGAAGAGAGCATCGAGAACCTATTCGACATCCCGTTCGAGATTGATGACATTACAGTAAGCATCAGCTGCTCGATCGGATATGCGGAATTTCCGGACACAGCCAAGACCGCGCAGGATTTGTTCGAGCGCGCCGATTACGCGCTGTTCTTTGCCAAGCAGCACAAGCGTGGGAAGGCCGTCCGGTTTTCTGCAGAACACGAAGCCGATATCCGCGAGGCCTCCTCTGTGAGTCGGGCCCTGGCTAGTGCCGACCTCGAACAGGAATTGTGGATCGCCTACCAGCCGATTATCGACGCAGAAACACAACAGCCTGCGAGCTTCGAAGCCCTGGCGCGCTGGAAGAGCCCGGAGCTCGGCAATGTTCCGCCAATGAGCTTCATTGTTGCCGCCGAGCGTTCCGGCATGATCGGCCAGTTGACCCCGTTGCTGCTTCGCAAGGCTCTGGAAGGCGCAGCCACATGGCCGGAGCACGTCCGGATTTCGTTCAACCTCTCTGCGGTTGACGTCGCCTCTCCCCTGTCGATCCTCAAGATCATTGCTGTTGTCCAGCAAAGCAGGGTGAAGGCCAGCCGCATCGACTTCGAGATTACCGAGACGGCCGTGATGGGCAATCTCGCGCAAGCGACTGAAGCGCTGAATGCCCTGAAGACTCTGGGAGCCCGCATCTCGCTGGACGATTTCGGAACCGGCTATTCGAGCCTGAGCTGTATTCGCGAATTGCCACTCGACAAGGTCAAGATCGACCGCAGCTTCATCAGCAATATCGAAACCGACGATGCCTCGCGCTTGATCCTGCGCACCATGCTAGGCCTCTGCGCCGGCCTCGGCCATGACTGCATCGTCGAAGGTGTCGAGAACAGCGAACAGGTCGACTTCCTGCAAAAGGAGAACTGCCGTCTCATGCAGGGCTATTTCTTCGCCAAGCCCATGAGCATCGAGCAGGTTGGGGATTACCTCGCCTCCGCTCAACGCAGCATGCTGGCCGAACGCACCGCCGGCTAG
- a CDS encoding DUF1636 domain-containing protein: protein MDHDSADISGEQISVEPPRPVPAGPVVVSVCISCKAAETGTIVGPDMFDAVKAALGDGDAAVMVRPVQCLSVCKRPATVAVTSPDGYTFLFGDLQTDSGSAALVSFVESYQKSDYGLVPWRERAEVLRKGMVARVPPLRWSPEDGRAPK, encoded by the coding sequence ATGGATCACGACAGCGCCGATATCTCTGGCGAACAAATTTCGGTCGAACCGCCGCGCCCCGTGCCGGCTGGTCCCGTGGTCGTGAGCGTTTGCATCAGCTGCAAGGCCGCCGAAACCGGCACGATCGTCGGGCCGGACATGTTCGATGCCGTGAAGGCCGCGCTCGGCGATGGCGATGCCGCCGTGATGGTGCGTCCGGTGCAATGCCTCAGCGTCTGCAAGCGACCGGCGACGGTCGCGGTGACAAGCCCCGACGGCTACACATTCCTGTTCGGTGATCTGCAGACCGACAGCGGCAGCGCGGCGCTGGTGTCCTTCGTGGAGTCTTATCAGAAATCCGACTACGGTCTGGTGCCTTGGCGGGAACGCGCCGAGGTGCTGCGCAAGGGCATGGTGGCGCGCGTGCCGCCGTTGCGTTGGTCGCCTGAAGACGGGCGTGCGCCAAAATGA
- a CDS encoding tyrosine protein phosphatase, whose translation MIYVSSLGGLAAVADLLPSFDLLTLLSPTTSERDWSGLARERHVELTFHDIVEVTPDLIAPDADVVDAILQFGRGSIADRPMLIHCWAGISRSSAAAYAIACDRNPGYEAAIADELRKRSPYVTPNKLMVQLADEQLGRKGRMVEAIACIGRGADAFEGEPYRLPLSWPI comes from the coding sequence ATGATCTATGTGAGCTCGCTCGGGGGCCTTGCTGCTGTGGCAGATTTGCTGCCGTCCTTCGATCTGCTGACCCTTCTGTCGCCCACAACGAGCGAGCGCGACTGGAGCGGGTTGGCGCGTGAGCGTCATGTGGAGCTGACCTTTCACGATATCGTTGAAGTGACGCCGGACCTGATCGCGCCCGATGCCGACGTCGTGGATGCCATTCTTCAATTTGGCCGCGGCAGCATCGCTGATCGCCCGATGCTCATTCATTGCTGGGCCGGCATCAGCCGTTCCAGCGCTGCGGCTTACGCCATCGCCTGCGATCGCAATCCTGGCTATGAGGCGGCAATTGCAGATGAACTACGCAAACGTTCGCCCTATGTGACTCCGAACAAATTGATGGTGCAATTGGCCGACGAACAGCTTGGCCGCAAAGGCCGCATGGTCGAAGCCATCGCGTGCATCGGCCGCGGCGCTGACGCCTTCGAAGGTGAGCCCTATCGATTGCCGTTGAGCTGGCCTATTTGA
- the cobW gene encoding cobalamin biosynthesis protein CobW, with translation MSRVPVTVLTGFLGAGKTTLLRSLLTQADGRRIAVIVNEFGDAGFDGGLVEECAAKACAPGDIVELTNGCICCTVADDFVPTMDKLLSRERPLDAIVIETSGLALPQPLLKAFAWPAVKTRATVDGVVTIVDALALSEGRVTLDEDAVAEQRAKDEGIEHDDPIEEVFEDQLACADLVVLSKSDLVAPEKLAEIEAKLKAVLRPGVSIVRSKGDLAPSVLIGLNAAAEDDMAARVGHHGEEEEHDHDDFDSIVVKPTAAASIDAMRARISDALGLDGVLRVKGHARITDKSAPIVVQAVGARVELAFARPDVMQAEHLVVIGLKGFDGDAVRKALAG, from the coding sequence ATGTCCCGCGTTCCCGTCACCGTCCTCACCGGATTTCTCGGCGCCGGCAAGACCACGCTGCTGCGCTCGCTGCTGACCCAGGCCGATGGCCGCCGCATCGCCGTGATCGTCAATGAATTCGGCGATGCCGGCTTCGATGGCGGTCTTGTCGAGGAATGCGCGGCAAAGGCCTGCGCGCCCGGCGATATCGTCGAGCTCACCAATGGCTGCATCTGCTGCACGGTCGCTGACGATTTCGTGCCGACCATGGACAAGCTGCTGTCTCGTGAACGTCCGCTCGACGCCATCGTCATCGAGACGTCCGGTTTGGCGCTGCCGCAGCCGCTGCTGAAGGCCTTCGCATGGCCCGCGGTAAAGACCCGCGCCACTGTCGATGGTGTCGTCACCATTGTCGATGCGCTGGCTTTGTCCGAGGGGCGCGTGACGCTGGACGAAGATGCCGTTGCCGAGCAACGCGCCAAGGACGAGGGTATCGAGCACGACGATCCGATCGAGGAAGTGTTCGAGGACCAGCTCGCTTGTGCCGACCTTGTGGTGCTGTCGAAAAGCGATCTCGTCGCTCCAGAGAAGCTCGCCGAGATCGAAGCCAAGCTGAAAGCCGTGCTGCGGCCGGGTGTCAGCATTGTGCGCTCCAAGGGTGATCTCGCACCGTCGGTGCTGATCGGGCTCAACGCCGCCGCCGAGGACGACATGGCCGCCCGCGTCGGTCATCACGGTGAAGAGGAAGAACACGACCATGACGATTTCGACAGCATCGTCGTCAAACCGACCGCTGCGGCTAGCATCGACGCGATGCGTGCGCGCATCAGCGACGCGCTTGGCCTCGACGGTGTGCTCCGCGTGAAGGGCCATGCCCGCATTACGGACAAGTCCGCGCCGATCGTCGTGCAGGCCGTCGGCGCCCGCGTTGAACTCGCCTTCGCCCGGCCGGACGTGATGCAGGCCGAGCATCTGGTAGTCATCGGCCTCAAGGGATTCGACGGCGACGCGGTACGAAAGGCACTCGCCGGGTAA
- the cobS gene encoding adenosylcobinamide-GDP ribazoletransferase produces the protein MRLDPHLLNAIRFLTVLPVPATGDAQEADWLARAMKYFPIVGAGIGAASAIVFLVASEFWSPLIAALLAITTSIVITSALHEDGLADTADSFGGGWTIEKRLAIMKDSRIGTYGALALGLGTALRIAALAILPMWAGATALIAVHAAARAMPALVMNRLPYGGDTSAMKVTYAEAPVRFEESLFALVVIVLAAIPLALVSLASLAAGLLLGAALAALLALWSRRLIGGYTGDVLGAVEQLFEIGFLLGVAALIK, from the coding sequence ATGAGACTGGATCCGCATCTCTTGAATGCGATCCGTTTCCTGACGGTGCTGCCGGTACCGGCAACTGGCGACGCGCAAGAGGCTGACTGGCTTGCGCGTGCAATGAAGTATTTTCCGATCGTCGGTGCCGGCATTGGCGCCGCATCCGCAATCGTGTTTCTCGTTGCCAGCGAATTCTGGTCACCGCTGATCGCGGCTTTGCTGGCGATTACAACAAGCATCGTCATCACCAGCGCCCTGCACGAAGATGGCCTGGCCGACACGGCCGACAGTTTCGGCGGCGGCTGGACCATCGAGAAGCGTCTTGCGATCATGAAGGACAGCCGCATCGGTACTTACGGCGCTCTGGCACTCGGCCTCGGCACGGCGCTGCGCATTGCGGCGCTCGCCATATTGCCGATGTGGGCAGGTGCGACAGCGCTGATCGCCGTCCACGCCGCAGCCCGCGCCATGCCGGCCCTTGTGATGAACCGCCTGCCCTACGGCGGCGATACCAGTGCGATGAAGGTCACTTACGCCGAAGCGCCCGTGCGGTTTGAGGAATCGTTGTTTGCACTTGTTGTGATCGTGCTTGCGGCGATCCCGCTGGCGCTCGTCTCGCTCGCCTCACTCGCTGCGGGTCTTCTGCTCGGCGCAGCGCTCGCCGCGTTGCTCGCACTCTGGTCGCGCCGTCTAATCGGTGGCTACACCGGCGACGTGCTCGGTGCCGTCGAGCAACTATTCGAGATCGGCTTTCTGCTTGGCGTCGCAGCCCTGATCAAATAG
- the cobU gene encoding bifunctional adenosylcobinamide kinase/adenosylcobinamide-phosphate guanylyltransferase — protein sequence MTAASTTLVLGGARSGKSSFAEKLVDGIGLTKIYLATATAGDKEMHARIAQHRRQRGEGWITVEEPLALVDALTREATVGRVVLVDCLTLWLSNLMLAERDPEIEAKRLVRFLDVSRYPIVFVSNEVGLGLVPEMPLGRAFRDAQGRLNQIIAAAVPNVAFIAAGLPLWLKRSQEN from the coding sequence ATGACCGCGGCCTCCACCACGTTGGTGCTGGGTGGTGCGCGCTCGGGCAAGTCGTCCTTCGCCGAAAAGCTGGTCGATGGCATCGGCCTGACGAAAATCTATCTGGCCACTGCGACGGCCGGCGATAAAGAGATGCACGCCCGCATCGCGCAGCATCGCAGGCAGCGCGGTGAAGGCTGGATCACCGTGGAAGAGCCGCTCGCGCTGGTCGATGCCCTGACGCGTGAGGCCACGGTCGGGCGCGTTGTGCTGGTGGATTGCCTGACACTGTGGCTGTCGAATCTGATGTTGGCCGAGCGCGATCCAGAGATTGAAGCCAAGCGCCTTGTGCGTTTTCTCGATGTCTCGCGCTATCCGATCGTGTTCGTGTCCAACGAAGTCGGCCTCGGCCTCGTGCCGGAGATGCCGCTCGGCCGTGCCTTTCGCGATGCGCAAGGCCGGCTCAACCAGATCATCGCGGCCGCCGTGCCGAATGTTGCTTTCATTGCAGCCGGGCTTCCGCTCTGGCTCAAGCGCTCCCAGGAGAATTGA
- the cobN gene encoding cobaltochelatase subunit CobN — translation MHLKLDTSGSIDDGDVARDLGQDTADIVVLSAADSDLAAFNAAHATLPGDFPSVRFTNMLALGHPASVDLYVERTLAKAKIVVLRMLGGISYWPHGVESLRSDALSRGSKFACLPGEMDWNAELAARGTVGSDETHALWRYCSEGGVDNAQLALRYAAHLIGHGEQPPAARPMPSAGFWPSEPATSDLPNAIVIFYRALVAGGDTAAIDALRLSLSARGLNAVCLYVTSLKDERSAAFLRAALAAYPPDIIINATAFATATAHDDAGVLSASGCPILQVAQAGISRASWEASTRGLTPRDLAMHVVLPEVDGRIFANAIAFKERGTSDGGFAPTTLQPVQDRIDATADLARAWVRLRRSSANERRVALILANYPNRDGRLANGVGLDTPQSLIDVIAAMAEVGYVAGDAPDTVAAMMQLLQQGPTNALAGRAERSSGVTWPLAEYHAAFATLPTNVQAAIEARWGKAASDPHVVDGAFRLGLHRFGNITVGVQPARGYNIDPKSTYHDPDLVPPHHYLAFYLWLRRDFDTHAVVHLGKHGNLEWLPGKSAGLSADCLPDAVLGPLPHLYPFIVNDPGEGIQAKRRTSAVIIDHLTPPMTRAELHDDLARLENLVDEYAMATDLDPKRAAVIAEDILSLARAQQIDADVNVTRDTPTSDALRALDAHLCDLKEMQIRDGLHIFGRVPEDAQRNDLLVSIARLPRSDIKPQDASLHRALAADLGLGAFDPLTRDMADDYLGPRPGVLTDIRDAVWRTTGDTVERIEGLALQLVSGRLSCDRAWTRTAEVLDWIAAKLRPAIDACGDAEMAAFLKGLDGQFVRPGPSGAPTRGRPDVLPTGRNFFAVDVRAVPTPSAWRIGQLAAERLVESYWQEAGEWPRAIALSAWGTANMRTGGDDVAQALALIGVRPLWEETSGRVTGFAITPLSELKRPRVDVTFRVSGLFRDAFPTQMDIIGSAVSAVAELDEPDDANPIAANVRARARTLEAGGMTCEIARRQATRRVFGSKPGAYGAGLQALMDEGGWSNRDDISDVYLAWGGYAYGSGIDGEDARGEFAERLKGVDLVAQAQDNREHDILDSDDYYQFIGGLAATVQTLRGSAPRIAHIDTSRPEAPIARPLAHEISRVVRGRGANPKWIAGVMRHGYKGAFEIAATVDYLFGFAASTNAVANHHFDQLFASYLENDEVRSFMASANPAALRETAARFAEAIRRDLWTPRSNRAADLIAELLPQAHKEIAKEIA, via the coding sequence ATGCATCTGAAGCTCGACACCTCCGGCAGTATTGACGACGGCGACGTCGCCCGCGATCTCGGGCAGGACACTGCCGATATCGTCGTGCTGTCGGCGGCTGACAGCGATCTGGCGGCGTTCAATGCGGCGCATGCGACACTGCCGGGCGATTTCCCCAGCGTGCGGTTCACCAACATGCTGGCGCTCGGCCATCCTGCGTCGGTCGATCTCTATGTCGAGCGCACGCTGGCCAAGGCAAAGATCGTGGTGCTGCGCATGCTCGGCGGTATCAGCTATTGGCCCCATGGCGTCGAGAGCCTGCGCAGCGACGCGCTGAGTCGCGGCAGCAAGTTTGCCTGCCTGCCCGGCGAGATGGACTGGAATGCCGAACTAGCCGCCCGCGGCACGGTCGGCAGCGACGAAACCCATGCGTTGTGGCGCTATTGCAGCGAGGGTGGCGTCGACAACGCACAGCTGGCACTGCGCTATGCTGCGCATCTAATCGGCCATGGCGAGCAACCTCCGGCCGCGCGGCCGATGCCCTCAGCCGGGTTCTGGCCGAGCGAGCCCGCGACGAGCGATCTGCCAAATGCCATCGTGATCTTCTACCGCGCGCTGGTCGCCGGTGGCGACACCGCTGCGATCGATGCGTTACGCCTGTCGTTGAGTGCGCGCGGTCTCAATGCGGTTTGCCTCTATGTTACCAGCCTGAAGGATGAGCGCTCCGCCGCCTTTCTTCGTGCTGCGCTGGCAGCCTATCCGCCCGATATCATCATCAATGCCACGGCCTTCGCTACCGCGACCGCGCATGACGATGCCGGCGTGCTGTCGGCGTCTGGTTGTCCGATTCTGCAGGTCGCACAGGCCGGCATCTCGCGTGCCAGCTGGGAAGCGTCGACCCGGGGTCTCACGCCGCGCGATCTGGCGATGCATGTAGTGCTGCCGGAAGTCGATGGGCGCATCTTCGCCAATGCCATCGCCTTCAAGGAGCGCGGCACCAGCGACGGCGGGTTTGCGCCGACCACGCTGCAGCCAGTTCAGGATCGCATCGATGCGACCGCTGATCTGGCGCGTGCCTGGGTGCGCTTGCGTCGTTCGTCAGCGAACGAACGTCGCGTCGCGCTGATCCTGGCCAATTATCCCAATCGCGATGGACGCCTTGCCAATGGCGTCGGCCTCGATACGCCGCAGAGCCTGATTGATGTGATCGCCGCTATGGCTGAGGTCGGATACGTCGCGGGTGACGCGCCGGACACGGTCGCGGCCATGATGCAGTTGTTGCAGCAGGGGCCAACCAATGCGCTTGCCGGTCGTGCGGAGCGAAGCAGTGGCGTGACTTGGCCGCTGGCTGAGTATCATGCGGCCTTTGCGACGCTGCCGACCAATGTGCAGGCCGCTATTGAAGCTCGCTGGGGCAAAGCTGCGAGCGATCCGCATGTCGTCGATGGCGCCTTCCGCCTTGGCCTGCATCGTTTCGGCAATATCACCGTCGGCGTGCAGCCGGCACGCGGTTACAATATCGATCCCAAGAGCACCTATCACGATCCCGATCTGGTGCCCCCGCATCACTATCTCGCCTTTTATCTCTGGCTGCGCCGCGACTTTGATACCCATGCGGTGGTGCATCTCGGCAAGCACGGCAATCTCGAATGGCTGCCGGGAAAAAGCGCAGGCCTGTCGGCCGATTGTCTGCCCGATGCCGTACTCGGTCCGCTGCCGCATCTCTATCCGTTCATCGTCAACGATCCCGGCGAGGGCATTCAGGCAAAGCGCCGCACCTCCGCCGTGATTATCGATCACCTGACACCGCCGATGACGCGGGCCGAATTGCACGACGATCTGGCGCGGCTGGAGAACCTGGTCGACGAATATGCCATGGCGACCGATCTCGATCCCAAGCGCGCCGCGGTGATCGCCGAGGACATTCTGTCGCTCGCCCGCGCGCAGCAGATCGATGCCGATGTCAATGTCACCCGCGACACACCGACGAGCGACGCGCTGCGCGCGCTCGACGCCCATCTCTGCGATCTCAAGGAAATGCAGATCCGTGACGGACTGCACATCTTCGGCCGCGTGCCCGAGGACGCGCAGCGCAATGATCTCCTTGTGTCCATCGCGCGCCTGCCGCGCTCGGATATCAAACCGCAGGATGCGTCTTTGCATCGCGCGCTGGCGGCCGATCTCGGGCTTGGTGCGTTCGATCCTCTGACCCGTGATATGGCCGATGACTATCTCGGCCCGCGCCCCGGCGTTCTTACCGATATCAGAGATGCTGTGTGGCGCACTACAGGTGATACCGTCGAACGAATCGAAGGGCTGGCGCTGCAACTCGTGTCAGGTAGGCTATCGTGCGATCGCGCTTGGACGCGCACCGCCGAGGTGCTCGATTGGATCGCCGCGAAATTGCGGCCAGCTATTGATGCCTGCGGCGACGCAGAGATGGCCGCGTTCCTTAAAGGCCTCGACGGTCAGTTCGTGCGGCCTGGCCCGTCCGGCGCGCCAACGCGTGGGCGCCCCGATGTGCTGCCGACCGGGCGCAATTTTTTCGCGGTCGATGTCCGTGCCGTGCCAACGCCATCCGCCTGGCGCATCGGGCAGCTCGCCGCCGAACGTCTCGTGGAATCCTACTGGCAGGAAGCCGGCGAATGGCCGCGCGCGATCGCGCTGTCGGCCTGGGGCACCGCGAATATGCGCACCGGCGGTGACGACGTCGCGCAGGCGCTGGCATTGATCGGCGTGCGTCCGCTATGGGAGGAAACTTCGGGCCGTGTCACCGGCTTTGCGATCACGCCATTGTCGGAACTGAAGCGCCCACGCGTAGATGTGACCTTCCGCGTCTCCGGCCTGTTCCGCGATGCGTTTCCGACCCAGATGGACATTATAGGCTCCGCCGTGAGCGCCGTGGCCGAACTCGACGAACCCGATGACGCCAACCCCATCGCAGCCAATGTCCGCGCGCGTGCCCGCACGCTCGAAGCCGGCGGCATGACCTGCGAGATTGCACGGCGACAGGCGACGCGTCGTGTGTTTGGCTCGAAGCCCGGCGCTTATGGTGCAGGACTGCAGGCGCTGATGGATGAAGGCGGCTGGAGCAATCGTGACGACATTTCCGACGTCTATCTTGCTTGGGGCGGCTACGCCTATGGCAGCGGTATCGATGGCGAGGATGCGCGCGGGGAATTCGCCGAGCGGCTGAAGGGCGTCGATCTCGTCGCGCAGGCGCAGGACAATCGTGAACACGACATTCTGGATTCCGACGACTACTACCAGTTCATCGGAGGGCTCGCAGCGACGGTGCAGACATTGCGTGGCTCGGCACCGCGCATCGCCCATATCGATACGTCGCGACCGGAAGCGCCGATTGCCCGGCCGCTTGCGCATGAGATCTCGCGCGTGGTGCGCGGCCGCGGCGCCAATCCGAAATGGATCGCCGGCGTGATGCGCCACGGCTATAAAGGTGCGTTCGAGATCGCGGCCACGGTTGATTATCTGTTCGGTTTCGCAGCCTCCACCAATGCGGTTGCCAATCACCATTTCGACCAGCTGTTCGCCTCCTATCTGGAAAATGACGAGGTTCGCAGCTTCATGGCATCTGCCAATCCCGCGGCGTTGCGCGAGACGGCTGCGCGTTTTGCTGAAGCCATCCGCCGGGATCTGTGGACGCCGCGTTCCAATCGCGCGGCCGATCTGATCGCCGAACTTCTGCCGCAGGCGCACAAAGAGATCGCAAAGGAAATCGCATGA
- the cobT gene encoding nicotinate-nucleotide--dimethylbenzimidazole phosphoribosyltransferase yields the protein MSAHSQPLWQPPAITPVDPQIAAGIRAVIDGKAKPPGSLGRIEDLALQLGMIRHPGEPRGDNAVLLVFAGDHGLVAEGVSQYPSAVTVAMVMTYLAGRATANAFATANNIDVRVIDIGVAAELPVHPKLIDAKVRMGTANAAREPAMTAEQAADALSRGYRIAVGEIKAGVDIIALGEMGIGNTASSALVVHRLAPAPLDDCIGIGAGQDDAGMARKREAITKAAARSNATAPLDVLAEFGGLEIAGMAGAILGAASQRRPVIIDGFISSAAALLAVRLSPAARDYCVFAHRSAERGHDIVLNALDATPLLDLGLRLGEGTGALLAVPLVRAAARMLTDVASLDDVLAGKI from the coding sequence ATGTCCGCCCATTCCCAGCCCTTGTGGCAGCCGCCCGCCATTACGCCTGTTGACCCGCAGATCGCGGCAGGCATCCGTGCCGTCATCGACGGCAAGGCCAAGCCGCCGGGATCGCTGGGGAGAATCGAGGACCTGGCGCTGCAGCTCGGCATGATCCGGCATCCCGGCGAACCGCGCGGCGACAATGCCGTGCTGCTGGTATTTGCGGGGGATCACGGACTCGTGGCCGAAGGCGTGTCGCAATATCCGTCGGCGGTCACGGTTGCGATGGTGATGACCTATCTGGCCGGCCGCGCCACGGCCAATGCATTTGCCACGGCCAACAATATCGACGTCCGCGTGATCGACATCGGCGTCGCTGCGGAACTGCCTGTCCATCCGAAGTTAATCGACGCCAAGGTCCGCATGGGCACCGCCAACGCGGCGCGCGAACCTGCGATGACAGCAGAGCAAGCGGCGGATGCACTATCGCGCGGCTACCGGATCGCCGTCGGTGAGATCAAGGCCGGCGTCGACATCATCGCGCTCGGCGAGATGGGAATTGGCAATACGGCGTCCTCGGCATTGGTGGTTCATCGGCTCGCGCCGGCCCCCCTGGATGATTGTATCGGCATTGGTGCCGGGCAGGACGACGCGGGTATGGCGCGCAAGCGCGAGGCGATCACGAAGGCGGCTGCACGCAGCAACGCAACTGCGCCGCTGGATGTGCTTGCCGAATTCGGCGGACTGGAAATCGCAGGCATGGCCGGAGCGATCCTCGGCGCGGCCTCGCAACGGCGGCCGGTGATCATCGACGGCTTCATCTCCAGCGCCGCGGCATTACTTGCCGTTCGCCTGTCCCCGGCTGCACGCGACTACTGCGTCTTCGCACACCGCTCGGCCGAACGCGGCCATGACATCGTGCTGAACGCACTCGATGCGACGCCGCTACTCGATCTCGGCTTGCGGCTCGGTGAAGGCACCGGCGCGCTGCTTGCGGTGCCGCTGGTCCGTGCCGCCGCGCGCATGCTGACCGACGTTGCGAGCCTCGACGACGTGCTGGCCGGAAAGATCTAG